In Montipora capricornis isolate CH-2021 chromosome 4, ASM3666992v2, whole genome shotgun sequence, a single genomic region encodes these proteins:
- the LOC138047051 gene encoding E3 ubiquitin-protein ligase DZIP3-like isoform X1 has protein sequence MASGPAVFPSTRESTNYARLCRLLVDVGSQALRDTFDRIHSPANLYKILSNTSAHYPKLLSLRKRKILNPTQWGKLYPTVCSSVSSASFDITLLVVLLRNICGFSPPASTGNWDVLPLPGDNSCEANIARIKYYRNEVYAHASQASVDDATFNMLWQDISNALLALGSGTTYASAISRLKTECMDPDFEEHYRELLKQWKKDDDNTKEELGELKEMVKSEVKEVKDMVKKWKSDEGSTKEKLENMEEMVKSEVREVKNVFINFNETTIIHLIPKWRPF, from the exons ATGGCATCTGGTCCAGCAGTCTTTCCTTCAACAAGAGAGAGCACAAACTATGCCCGTTTGTGCCGTCTTTTAGTGGATGTAGGATCTCAGGCCCTCCGCGATACCTTTGACAGAATACATTCTCCAGCTAATCTTTACAAGATTTTGTCAAATACTTCAGCACATTACCCTAAGTTGCTGTCACtgagaaagagaaaaattttGAATCCCACACAGTGGGGAAAGCTATACCCAACTGTTTGTTCATCTGTGTCATCAGCCAGCTTTGACATTACGCTTCTGGTGGTATTGCTGCGAAATATATGTGGTTTCAGTCCTCCTGCCAGTACTGGAAACTGGGACGTGCTTCCTCTTCCTGGTGATAACAGTTGTGAGGCAAACATAGCAAGAATCAAGTATTACAGAAATGAAGTCTATGCTCATGCCAGCCAAGCTTCTGTTGATGATGCAACATTCAATATGTTATGGCAGGATATAAGTAATGCATTGCTAGCCCTTGGATCTGGAACAACTTATGCCAGTGCGATCAGCCGACTGAAGACTGAGTGCATGGATCCTGATTTTGAGGAGCACTATCGAGAATtactaaagcagtggaaaaaaGATGATGATAACACCAAGGAGGAGCTTGGTGAGCTGAAAG AAATGGTGAAGTCAGAAGTCAAAGAAGTGAAAG ATATGGTAAAGAAATGGAAGTCTGACGAAGGCAGCACCAAGGAGAAGCTTGAAAACATGGAAG AAATGGTGAAGTCAGAAGTCAGAGAAGTGAAAAATgtgtttattaattttaatgaaacaaccatcatacaccttattccaaaatggcggccgttttag
- the LOC138047051 gene encoding E3 ubiquitin-protein ligase DZIP3-like isoform X2 codes for MASGPAVFPSTRESTNYARLCRLLVDVGSQALRDTFDRIHSPANLYKILSNTSAHYPKLLSLRKRKILNPTQWGKLYPTVCSSVSSASFDITLLVVLLRNICGFSPPASTGNWDVLPLPGDNSCEANIARIKYYRNEVYAHASQASVDDATFNMLWQDISNALLALGSGTTYASAISRLKTECMDPDFEEHYRELLKQWKKDDDNTKEELGELKDMVKKWKSDEGSTKEKLENMEEMVKSEVREVKNVFINFNETTIIHLIPKWRPF; via the exons ATGGCATCTGGTCCAGCAGTCTTTCCTTCAACAAGAGAGAGCACAAACTATGCCCGTTTGTGCCGTCTTTTAGTGGATGTAGGATCTCAGGCCCTCCGCGATACCTTTGACAGAATACATTCTCCAGCTAATCTTTACAAGATTTTGTCAAATACTTCAGCACATTACCCTAAGTTGCTGTCACtgagaaagagaaaaattttGAATCCCACACAGTGGGGAAAGCTATACCCAACTGTTTGTTCATCTGTGTCATCAGCCAGCTTTGACATTACGCTTCTGGTGGTATTGCTGCGAAATATATGTGGTTTCAGTCCTCCTGCCAGTACTGGAAACTGGGACGTGCTTCCTCTTCCTGGTGATAACAGTTGTGAGGCAAACATAGCAAGAATCAAGTATTACAGAAATGAAGTCTATGCTCATGCCAGCCAAGCTTCTGTTGATGATGCAACATTCAATATGTTATGGCAGGATATAAGTAATGCATTGCTAGCCCTTGGATCTGGAACAACTTATGCCAGTGCGATCAGCCGACTGAAGACTGAGTGCATGGATCCTGATTTTGAGGAGCACTATCGAGAATtactaaagcagtggaaaaaaGATGATGATAACACCAAGGAGGAGCTTGGTGAGCTGAAAG ATATGGTAAAGAAATGGAAGTCTGACGAAGGCAGCACCAAGGAGAAGCTTGAAAACATGGAAG AAATGGTGAAGTCAGAAGTCAGAGAAGTGAAAAATgtgtttattaattttaatgaaacaaccatcatacaccttattccaaaatggcggccgttttag
- the LOC138047022 gene encoding uncharacterized protein isoform X2, whose protein sequence is MAQLKTSSITPMPCASFEWKGSGVLKACPGTTKEDSRVNLELCNTILLDADIKILYGVYQVEGAGQVTLYKTKGRKHISNIMCSSRKPSAYQQQDSSRKRACKGKAEEPNGNVPTKVQKVDLQTEVDRDQAIIVALHYLRAKKVSDVTLKKLKPLLKRYCVPCMKDSAKDDLLRSLGRVLFERKVVTRKDESEVITHSNLKSVM, encoded by the exons AtggctcaattgaaaaccagttcGATTACTCCGATGCCTTGTGCTTCTTTTGAG tGGAAAGGATCAGGAGTGCTAAAGGCCTGTCCTGGGACAACGAAAGAAGACAGCAGAGTTAATTTAGAACTCTGCAATACAATTTTGCTAGATGCAGACATAAAAATCCTCTATGGGGTTTATCAGGTGGAAGGTGCTGGCCAGGTTACTCTGTACAAAACAAAGGGCAGGAAGCACATAAGCAACATTATGTGTTCTTCAAGGAAGCCAAGTGCTTACCAACAGCAG GACAGCTCAAGGAAAAGAGCATGCAAAGGAAAAGCAGAG gaaccaAATGGCAATGTACCAACTAAAGTTCAGAAAGTAGATTTGCAAACTGAG GTTGATAGAGATCAAGCTATCATTGTTGCTCTCCATTACTTGAGGGCAAAAAAAGTGTCAGATGTGACTCTGAAAAAACTAAAGCCCTTGTTGAAGAGGTATTGCGTACCATGCATGAAGGACTCAGCGAAAGATGACCTTTTAAGGTCCCTTGGAAGGGTCCTCTTTGAAAGAAAAGTTGTAACAAGAAAAGATGAGAGTGAAGTGATCACTCACAGTAACTTAAAAAGTGTAATGTAG
- the LOC138047022 gene encoding uncharacterized protein isoform X1, with amino-acid sequence MAQLKTSSITPMPCASFEWKGSGVLKACPGTTKEDSRVNLELCNTILLDADIKILYGVYQVEGAGQVTLYKTKGRKHISNIMCSSRKPSAYQQQCSKDSSRKRACKGKAEEPNGNVPTKVQKVDLQTEVDRDQAIIVALHYLRAKKVSDVTLKKLKPLLKRYCVPCMKDSAKDDLLRSLGRVLFERKVVTRKDESEVITHSNLKSVM; translated from the exons AtggctcaattgaaaaccagttcGATTACTCCGATGCCTTGTGCTTCTTTTGAG tGGAAAGGATCAGGAGTGCTAAAGGCCTGTCCTGGGACAACGAAAGAAGACAGCAGAGTTAATTTAGAACTCTGCAATACAATTTTGCTAGATGCAGACATAAAAATCCTCTATGGGGTTTATCAGGTGGAAGGTGCTGGCCAGGTTACTCTGTACAAAACAAAGGGCAGGAAGCACATAAGCAACATTATGTGTTCTTCAAGGAAGCCAAGTGCTTACCAACAGCAG TGCTCTAAGGACAGCTCAAGGAAAAGAGCATGCAAAGGAAAAGCAGAG gaaccaAATGGCAATGTACCAACTAAAGTTCAGAAAGTAGATTTGCAAACTGAG GTTGATAGAGATCAAGCTATCATTGTTGCTCTCCATTACTTGAGGGCAAAAAAAGTGTCAGATGTGACTCTGAAAAAACTAAAGCCCTTGTTGAAGAGGTATTGCGTACCATGCATGAAGGACTCAGCGAAAGATGACCTTTTAAGGTCCCTTGGAAGGGTCCTCTTTGAAAGAAAAGTTGTAACAAGAAAAGATGAGAGTGAAGTGATCACTCACAGTAACTTAAAAAGTGTAATGTAG